Proteins encoded by one window of Deinococcus aerophilus:
- a CDS encoding V-type ATPase subunit subunit G family protein → MDVSSRVLSELATREAALDAQIEAARDQARQTVAAAEAQAAGILRDAEARVKAMQADHEEKLSAEVGQIREAAGTDARTRAQSTRERAGTKLGQAVETIMRAVLP, encoded by the coding sequence TTGGACGTCTCAAGTCGAGTCTTAAGTGAGCTGGCGACCCGCGAAGCGGCGCTGGACGCGCAGATCGAAGCTGCGCGTGACCAGGCCAGGCAGACCGTGGCCGCCGCCGAGGCACAGGCTGCGGGCATTCTCCGCGATGCCGAGGCGCGCGTGAAGGCCATGCAAGCCGATCATGAGGAGAAGCTCTCCGCAGAGGTGGGTCAAATCCGGGAGGCAGCCGGCACAGACGCACGGACGCGGGCGCAGAGCACCCGGGAACGGGCGGGCACCAAGCTTGGCCAAGCCGTCGAGACCATCATGAGGGCGGTGCTGCCGTGA
- a CDS encoding GNAT family N-acetyltransferase, which produces MRPPDDGQLAALAGVAAGDLHPSGERPFLTPWTHLPPQQRALYVVQQHWLTRAQWRPDAWTLEFGVFHGVQPLGMVALRGREFPILREVRTSSWLGRSAQGQGFGTEARAALLQLAFEELGAVAALSEVFQDNAASQGVSRKLGYRPDGISRDVLDGQPVVSDRLRLTREDWAARVRVPVTVVGLEPCRCLFFAPERGLLQ; this is translated from the coding sequence TTGCGGCCGCCGGACGATGGACAGCTCGCCGCCCTCGCCGGGGTCGCGGCGGGGGACCTGCACCCATCCGGTGAACGGCCCTTTCTGACACCGTGGACCCATTTGCCTCCCCAGCAACGCGCCCTGTACGTAGTTCAGCAGCACTGGCTGACCCGCGCCCAGTGGCGCCCGGACGCCTGGACCCTGGAATTCGGCGTCTTCCACGGCGTTCAGCCCCTCGGCATGGTGGCGCTGCGGGGGCGCGAGTTCCCCATCCTGCGGGAGGTCAGGACCAGTTCCTGGCTTGGCCGGAGCGCTCAGGGGCAGGGCTTCGGCACCGAGGCCCGCGCCGCACTGCTGCAGCTGGCCTTTGAGGAACTCGGCGCCGTGGCGGCCCTGAGCGAGGTCTTTCAGGACAACGCCGCCTCACAGGGCGTGTCGCGCAAACTCGGCTACCGGCCCGACGGCATCTCGCGGGATGTGCTGGACGGCCAGCCTGTCGTCTCGGACCGGTTGCGGCTGACCCGTGAGGACTGGGCCGCCCGTGTGCGGGTGCCTGTCACGGTGGTGGGGCTGGAGCCCTGCCGCTGCCTGTTCTTTGCGCCTGAACGCGGGCTCCTGCAGTAG
- a CDS encoding V-type ATP synthase subunit E, with translation MALDKLLENEAHAEIERINAEARERAEHVVAQAREQAQSMIDSHERSLKAAYQAGLVRARSAADLDSNAQRLQATDSLQVQAFQTAEQYIRSSVTAPEYPQIIVKLIAEGLQVLPDAAVVETSAQEQGAVHQALEQLGQSLEVRVNDSVQTGVRLVGPNGKTSIQNTLVGRLDRVREELAPQITRLLAE, from the coding sequence ATGGCGCTCGACAAGCTCCTCGAAAACGAAGCGCACGCGGAAATCGAGCGCATCAATGCCGAGGCCCGCGAACGCGCCGAGCACGTGGTGGCCCAGGCCCGCGAGCAGGCCCAGTCGATGATCGACAGCCACGAGCGCTCGCTCAAGGCGGCGTATCAGGCCGGTCTGGTGCGCGCCCGCAGCGCCGCCGATCTGGACAGCAATGCCCAGCGGCTGCAGGCGACCGACTCGCTGCAGGTCCAGGCCTTCCAGACCGCCGAGCAGTACATCCGCAGCTCGGTCACGGCGCCTGAATACCCCCAGATCATCGTCAAGCTGATCGCCGAGGGGCTGCAGGTGCTGCCGGACGCCGCCGTGGTGGAAACCAGCGCGCAGGAACAGGGCGCTGTGCACCAGGCTCTGGAACAGCTGGGTCAGTCGCTCGAAGTGCGCGTGAACGACAGCGTGCAGACCGGCGTGCGTCTGGTCGGTCCCAATGGCAAAACCAGCATTCAGAACACCCTGGTGGGTCGACTGGATCGCGTTCGCGAAGAACTCGCCCCGCAGATCACCCGTCTGCTGGCCGAGTAA
- a CDS encoding V-type ATP synthase subunit A: protein MTQKTQGVVQSIAGPAVIADGMYGAKMYDIVRVGTERLVGEIIRLDGNTAFVQVYEDTAGLTVGEPVETTGLPLSVELGPGMLNGIYDGIQRPLDKIREASGDFIARGIEVSSLDRTKKWAFTPSVKVGDEVGGSDILGTVPEFSFTHKILTPPDKMGRIRSIVEAGEYNIDDTIAELEDGTKLRLAHSWPVRAPRPVAKKLDPSLPFLTGMRILDVLFPLVMGGAAAIPGPFGSGKTVTQQSVAKYGNADIVVYVGCGERGNEMTDVLVEFPELEDPKTGNPLMQRTILIANTSNMPVAAREASVYTGITLAEYFRDQGYSVSLMADSTSRWAEALREISSRLEEMPAEEGYPPYLGAKLAAFYERAGAVKTLAGEDGAVSVIGAVSPAGGDMSEPVTQATLRITGAFWRLDAGLARRRHFPAINWNGSYSLFTPILDGWYRQNVGPDFPELRQRISNLLQQEAALQEVVQLVGPDALQDNERLIIEAGRMLRQDFLQQNGFDAVDASSSMPKNYGLMKMFLKFYEEADSALKGGATIDDIIQNPVIEKLARARYVAEDEFMSYGEGVMDELDRTFKGVTA from the coding sequence ATGACGCAGAAGACACAGGGCGTCGTGCAGAGCATCGCCGGACCCGCCGTCATCGCCGACGGCATGTACGGCGCCAAAATGTACGACATCGTGCGCGTGGGCACCGAGCGGCTGGTCGGCGAGATCATCCGTCTGGACGGCAACACCGCATTCGTGCAGGTTTATGAAGACACCGCCGGTCTGACCGTGGGCGAGCCCGTGGAAACCACCGGACTGCCGCTGTCGGTCGAACTCGGGCCGGGCATGCTCAACGGCATCTACGACGGCATTCAGCGTCCGCTGGACAAGATCCGCGAGGCCTCGGGCGACTTTATCGCGCGCGGCATCGAGGTCTCCTCGCTGGACCGCACCAAGAAGTGGGCCTTTACCCCCAGCGTGAAAGTGGGCGACGAGGTCGGCGGCAGCGACATTCTGGGCACCGTGCCGGAATTCTCGTTCACCCACAAGATCCTGACGCCGCCCGACAAGATGGGCCGCATCCGCAGCATCGTGGAAGCGGGCGAGTACAACATCGACGACACCATCGCCGAACTGGAAGACGGCACCAAGCTGCGCCTGGCCCACTCCTGGCCGGTGCGTGCGCCGCGTCCGGTGGCCAAGAAGCTCGACCCCAGCCTGCCGTTCCTGACCGGGATGCGCATTCTGGACGTGCTGTTCCCGCTGGTGATGGGCGGTGCGGCGGCGATTCCCGGTCCCTTCGGCTCGGGCAAGACCGTGACCCAGCAGTCGGTGGCCAAGTACGGCAACGCCGACATCGTGGTGTACGTGGGCTGCGGCGAGCGCGGCAACGAGATGACCGACGTGCTCGTGGAATTCCCGGAACTGGAAGACCCCAAGACCGGCAATCCCCTGATGCAGCGCACCATCCTGATCGCCAACACCTCCAACATGCCGGTGGCGGCGCGTGAGGCCTCGGTGTACACCGGCATCACGCTGGCCGAGTACTTCCGTGACCAGGGCTACTCCGTGTCCCTGATGGCCGACAGCACCTCCCGCTGGGCCGAGGCGCTGCGCGAGATCTCCTCGCGTCTTGAAGAAATGCCCGCCGAAGAAGGCTACCCGCCGTACCTGGGCGCCAAGCTCGCGGCCTTCTACGAGCGTGCCGGGGCCGTCAAGACCCTGGCCGGCGAGGACGGAGCCGTCAGCGTGATCGGGGCCGTGTCCCCGGCCGGCGGCGACATGTCCGAGCCCGTTACCCAGGCCACGCTGCGTATCACCGGCGCGTTCTGGCGTCTGGACGCAGGTCTGGCCCGCCGCCGTCACTTCCCGGCCATCAACTGGAACGGCTCGTACAGCCTGTTCACGCCGATCCTGGACGGCTGGTACCGCCAGAACGTCGGTCCCGACTTCCCCGAACTGCGTCAGCGCATCAGCAACCTGCTGCAGCAGGAAGCGGCGCTGCAGGAAGTGGTGCAGCTCGTCGGCCCCGACGCCCTGCAGGACAACGAGCGCCTGATCATTGAGGCGGGCCGCATGCTGCGTCAGGACTTCTTGCAGCAAAACGGCTTTGACGCCGTGGACGCCTCGTCCTCGATGCCCAAGAACTACGGCCTGATGAAGATGTTCCTGAAGTTCTATGAGGAAGCCGACTCGGCCCTCAAGGGCGGCGCCACCATCGACGACATCATCCAGAACCCGGTGATCGAGAAGCTGGCCCGCGCCCGCTACGTCGCCGAGGATGAATTCATGAGCTACGGCGAGGGCGTCATGGACGAACTCGACCGGACCTTCAAGGGAGTAACTGCATGA
- a CDS encoding V-type ATP synthase subunit K — protein MTKYNKIVLASLVLALATSGLAQTEVVAANDDMYRGLRALGAGLALGLGALGTGVAQARIGSSLVGAVAEDPSKAGSLLLYFLIPETLVIFGFLALFILN, from the coding sequence ATGACCAAATACAACAAGATCGTTCTCGCGTCCCTCGTCCTCGCCCTCGCCACCAGCGGTCTGGCCCAGACCGAAGTCGTGGCCGCCAACGACGACATGTACCGCGGCCTGCGTGCCCTGGGCGCAGGTCTGGCCCTGGGTCTGGGTGCCCTGGGCACCGGCGTTGCGCAGGCGCGCATCGGTTCTTCTCTGGTCGGCGCCGTCGCCGAGGACCCCAGCAAGGCTGGCAGCCTGCTGCTGTACTTCCTGATTCCCGAAACGCTGGTCATCTTCGGCTTCCTCGCGCTGTTCATCCTGAACTGA
- a CDS encoding V-type ATP synthase subunit I gives MINPMQQVVIATRSRSSEAVITALQDAGVLHLKPITGGPLNTGSLTEQDGQARREDERLLARADSTIAELGTYRPAPAPLPDPAQWAAVVEGAAEPVSGLARSRQELQADQDVERAYGDAVRALARLAGGLDRSRRLSVLPFLLQPSDDVAELEAALREALPGRYALATETVGQNRVGLIATLRRERDVARAALGKVRLGELRLPGRFDGMPLSDAAAEMEHIKRDGTARQQRLNTEREQLAREYGPALYAVRDALKDRVAVHDVRAVSARGKYSLVMQGFVPVDRVPALSAALGAFGDAVSYELHPVDELHDDSVPVELKNSSYVNRFSVVMGLMSLPKYGTFDPTWVVAVFFPLFFGIIIADIGYGLLFLMFGLWLLGKARRNEGWDLSFFGAYVLPATLSNLGYVTNVMAAWSIAWGFLTGEFFGTFLEHLHFFYINPDLLNNLWGWTGVRYVEEEGAKHYGLIPILFPRLETSYFSNVALVFSLLFGILQVLWGWGIRIQQGLKHKDPVHTWEGIALFGGVLALIMLAFATQAGKDFGQFTNFANPLIVVMYVGFALFLIGWIRVIAKYPLLPIELLSQGGAVVSYARIFAVGLVSAILARLSTDLGWSLYENIGVLGIILGLVVGILLHFFVLALTLIGHIVQPLRLHMVEFLNPTGFNTETSPAYNPLRRLRPAASGNGQVK, from the coding sequence GTGATCAACCCCATGCAGCAAGTCGTGATCGCGACGCGCAGCCGAAGCAGCGAAGCGGTCATCACGGCCCTGCAGGATGCCGGGGTATTGCACCTTAAGCCCATCACCGGCGGTCCACTCAACACCGGCTCCCTGACCGAGCAAGACGGTCAGGCCCGGCGCGAGGATGAACGGCTGCTGGCCCGTGCCGACAGCACCATCGCCGAGCTGGGAACCTACCGCCCTGCACCCGCCCCGCTGCCCGATCCGGCGCAGTGGGCCGCGGTTGTGGAGGGCGCGGCCGAGCCGGTCTCGGGGCTGGCCCGCAGTCGCCAGGAGTTGCAGGCAGATCAGGACGTCGAGCGCGCCTACGGCGACGCCGTGCGTGCTCTGGCCCGCCTGGCCGGTGGGCTCGACCGCAGCCGCCGCCTGAGCGTGCTGCCCTTCTTGCTGCAGCCCAGTGACGACGTGGCCGAGCTGGAAGCCGCGCTGCGCGAGGCCCTGCCCGGACGCTACGCACTGGCGACCGAGACCGTCGGACAGAACCGCGTGGGTCTGATTGCCACGCTGCGCCGTGAACGTGATGTGGCGCGCGCGGCGCTGGGCAAGGTCCGGCTGGGCGAGCTGCGTCTGCCGGGCCGCTTTGACGGCATGCCCCTGAGCGACGCCGCCGCCGAGATGGAACACATCAAGCGCGATGGAACCGCCCGTCAGCAACGCCTGAACACCGAGCGTGAGCAGCTGGCCCGCGAGTATGGCCCGGCGCTGTATGCCGTGCGCGACGCCCTGAAGGACCGGGTGGCCGTTCACGATGTCCGCGCTGTTTCGGCGCGCGGCAAGTACAGCCTGGTGATGCAGGGCTTTGTCCCGGTGGACCGTGTGCCGGCCCTGAGTGCGGCGCTGGGTGCCTTCGGCGACGCGGTGAGCTATGAGCTGCATCCCGTCGATGAACTGCATGACGACAGCGTGCCGGTGGAACTCAAGAACAGCAGCTACGTCAACCGGTTCAGCGTGGTGATGGGCCTGATGAGCCTGCCCAAGTACGGCACCTTTGACCCTACCTGGGTGGTTGCCGTCTTCTTCCCGCTGTTCTTCGGGATCATCATCGCCGATATCGGTTACGGCCTGCTGTTCCTGATGTTCGGGCTGTGGCTGCTGGGCAAGGCACGCCGGAATGAGGGCTGGGACCTGAGCTTCTTCGGCGCTTACGTGCTGCCCGCCACCCTGTCCAATCTGGGTTACGTCACCAACGTCATGGCCGCGTGGTCCATCGCGTGGGGCTTCCTGACGGGTGAGTTCTTCGGCACCTTCCTTGAGCACCTGCATTTCTTCTACATCAATCCCGACCTGCTCAACAATCTGTGGGGCTGGACCGGCGTGCGTTACGTGGAAGAAGAGGGCGCCAAGCACTATGGCCTGATTCCGATTCTGTTTCCGCGTCTGGAGACGAGTTACTTCAGCAACGTGGCGCTGGTGTTCTCGCTGCTGTTCGGCATCCTGCAGGTCCTGTGGGGCTGGGGCATCCGCATTCAGCAGGGCCTCAAGCACAAAGACCCGGTGCACACCTGGGAAGGCATTGCGCTGTTCGGCGGCGTGCTTGCCCTGATCATGCTGGCCTTCGCAACCCAGGCGGGCAAGGACTTCGGTCAGTTCACCAACTTTGCCAATCCGTTGATCGTGGTGATGTACGTGGGCTTCGCCCTGTTCCTGATCGGCTGGATTCGCGTGATTGCCAAGTACCCGCTGCTGCCGATTGAACTGCTGTCGCAGGGCGGCGCGGTGGTCAGCTACGCCCGTATTTTCGCCGTCGGACTGGTGAGTGCCATTCTGGCCCGTCTGTCGACCGACCTGGGCTGGAGCCTGTACGAGAACATCGGCGTGCTGGGCATCATCCTGGGGCTGGTCGTGGGCATCCTGCTGCACTTTTTCGTGCTGGCCCTGACCCTGATCGGTCACATCGTGCAGCCGCTGCGTCTTCATATGGTCGAATTCCTCAACCCCACTGGCTTCAATACCGAAACCAGTCCCGCCTACAACCCCCTTCGCCGCCTGCGCCCGGCTGCCTCTGGCAACGGGCAGGTCAAATAA
- a CDS encoding V-type ATP synthase subunit D — MAGQISPTRSAMLASKASLKTAQSGADLLKRKRDALIGEFFALVKEALAAREELSGVSKGAYTSLFGAKAWDSPEAVESLSLAGSSDYAIDMQIENLYGVKVPKIAIPERSQATTFSPINVGARTIQAATDFGGVMDGIVKVAATETKLRRIGEEIKKTSRRVNALEQVLIPGIQDDIRFIRSVLDQREREASFTLKKIKAKLEADAKKERANMQAGNHGSAAD, encoded by the coding sequence ATGGCAGGACAGATCAGCCCCACCCGCAGCGCGATGCTCGCGAGCAAGGCCAGCCTCAAGACCGCCCAGAGCGGCGCGGACCTGCTCAAGCGCAAGCGTGACGCCTTGATCGGCGAATTCTTCGCCCTGGTCAAGGAGGCGCTCGCGGCGCGCGAGGAGTTGTCGGGCGTCAGCAAGGGTGCGTACACCAGCCTGTTCGGCGCGAAGGCCTGGGACAGCCCCGAGGCCGTCGAGAGCCTGAGCCTGGCGGGCAGCAGCGACTACGCCATCGACATGCAGATCGAGAACCTGTACGGCGTGAAGGTGCCCAAGATCGCCATTCCCGAGCGCTCGCAGGCCACCACCTTCAGTCCCATCAACGTGGGGGCACGCACCATCCAGGCCGCCACCGATTTCGGCGGCGTGATGGACGGCATCGTGAAGGTCGCGGCGACCGAGACCAAGCTGCGCCGCATCGGCGAGGAGATCAAGAAGACCTCCCGCCGCGTGAACGCACTGGAACAGGTTCTGATTCCCGGCATTCAGGACGACATCCGCTTTATCCGCTCGGTGCTCGACCAGCGGGAGCGCGAGGCCAGCTTTACCCTGAAGAAGATCAAGGCCAAGCTGGAAGCCGATGCCAAGAAGGAACGGGCCAATATGCAGGCCGGCAACCACGGCTCGGCTGCGGACTGA
- a CDS encoding V-type ATP synthase subunit B yields the protein MTLLQKEYNDVSYISGPLLFVNAASDLAYGAIVNIKDATGKLRGGQVISVTDQNAVIQVFEETRGLDLATASVSLVEDVARLGVSKEMIGRRFDGLGRPIDGLPAVVAEKRLSINGQAMNPAARQKPEEFIQTGISTIDVNTSLIRGQKLPIFSGSGLPHNELAAQIARQAKVPGHEGDFAVVFAAMGLTQREVSFFTQEFERTGALARSVLFLNKADDPAVERLLTPRMALTTAEYLAFEHGYHVLVILTDLTNYCEALREIGGAREEIPGRRGFPGYMYTDLASLYERAGVVQGKPGSVTQIPILSMPDDDITHPIPDLTGYITEGQIVVDRTLNSKGVFPPINPLPSLSRLQGNGIGKGKTRADHKNVSDQLFAAYANGLDLRKLVAITGEDALTDTDKLYLRFADDFENYFIGQGDQDRSIDESLTVAWGILSKLPQSQLTRLSKDSIDKFYGEKMDEMWRGSRSMGL from the coding sequence ATGACCCTTCTCCAGAAGGAATACAACGACGTCTCCTACATCTCGGGCCCGCTGCTGTTCGTGAACGCAGCCTCGGACCTGGCATACGGCGCGATCGTCAACATCAAGGACGCCACCGGCAAACTGCGCGGCGGACAGGTCATCTCGGTGACCGACCAGAACGCCGTGATTCAGGTGTTCGAGGAAACGCGCGGCCTGGACCTCGCGACCGCCTCGGTCAGCCTGGTGGAAGACGTGGCCCGCCTGGGCGTGAGCAAGGAAATGATCGGCCGCCGCTTTGACGGCCTGGGCCGTCCCATCGACGGACTGCCCGCCGTGGTGGCTGAGAAGCGCCTGAGCATCAACGGTCAGGCGATGAACCCGGCCGCACGTCAGAAGCCCGAGGAGTTCATCCAGACCGGGATCTCCACCATCGACGTGAACACCTCGCTGATCCGCGGCCAGAAGCTGCCGATCTTCAGCGGCAGCGGTCTGCCCCACAACGAGCTGGCCGCCCAGATCGCGCGTCAGGCCAAGGTGCCCGGCCACGAGGGTGACTTCGCGGTGGTCTTCGCGGCGATGGGCCTGACCCAGCGCGAAGTCTCCTTCTTCACGCAGGAGTTCGAGCGCACCGGCGCACTGGCCCGGTCGGTCCTGTTCCTGAACAAGGCCGACGATCCCGCGGTCGAGCGTCTGCTCACCCCGCGCATGGCGCTCACCACCGCCGAGTATCTGGCCTTCGAGCACGGCTACCACGTTCTCGTGATTCTGACCGACCTCACGAACTACTGTGAGGCGCTGCGCGAGATCGGCGGGGCCCGTGAGGAAATCCCCGGTCGCCGTGGATTCCCCGGCTACATGTACACGGATCTTGCGTCGCTGTACGAGCGCGCCGGCGTGGTGCAGGGCAAGCCCGGCTCGGTCACGCAGATTCCGATTCTGTCGATGCCCGACGACGACATCACCCACCCCATCCCCGATCTGACCGGCTACATCACCGAGGGCCAGATCGTGGTGGACCGCACCCTGAACTCCAAGGGCGTGTTCCCGCCGATCAACCCACTGCCCTCGCTGTCGCGTCTGCAGGGCAACGGCATTGGCAAGGGCAAGACCCGCGCCGACCACAAGAACGTCTCCGACCAGCTGTTCGCGGCCTACGCCAACGGACTGGACCTGCGCAAGCTCGTGGCGATCACGGGTGAAGACGCCCTGACCGACACCGACAAGCTGTACCTGCGCTTCGCCGATGACTTTGAGAACTACTTCATCGGCCAGGGCGACCAGGACCGCAGCATCGACGAGAGCCTGACGGTGGCCTGGGGCATTCTGTCCAAGCTGCCCCAGAGCCAGCTGACTCGTCTGAGCAAGGACTCCATCGACAAGTTCTACGGCGAGAAGATGGACGAGATGTGGCGCGGCAGCCGCAGCATGGGCCTGTAA
- a CDS encoding V0D/AC39 family V-type ATPase subunit — MPDDYSYINTRVRVMRTKLLDGRALDSALASGSYQEFLRVLSETDLAPNLRETTGEGAGLGELDRALSRNFFDTTRRVLSFADGDAKREISVLLMKWDLINLKSIARGIVGGRGPEAVMDSLVAGGTIKPAALQTAANSTDLASAAAAITVSGHPLAATMRDGAAAYNASNRLLDLEVALDQGYYRYALSVARNTSLRRYLAREIDVTNALIARNMRQGGQTANPNLFVAGGHLDAAGYARLAGGDAGGVADIAAILEAPSLEAAEVLARNTLDIAARNIAAGDPEGVGIILDFLRRKEIEIAKLRLIARGKFYDLATEQIRQEVQA; from the coding sequence ATGCCCGACGACTACTCGTACATCAACACGCGCGTGCGCGTCATGCGCACCAAGCTGCTGGACGGGCGCGCTCTGGATTCGGCGCTCGCGTCGGGCAGTTACCAGGAATTCCTGCGGGTGCTGTCCGAAACCGACCTCGCGCCCAACCTGCGGGAAACCACCGGGGAAGGCGCGGGCCTGGGCGAACTCGACCGTGCCCTGAGTCGCAACTTCTTTGACACCACCCGCCGGGTCCTGAGCTTTGCCGACGGCGACGCCAAGCGCGAGATCAGCGTTCTGCTGATGAAGTGGGACCTGATCAACCTCAAGTCCATCGCGCGCGGCATTGTCGGAGGCCGTGGTCCCGAGGCCGTCATGGACAGCCTGGTCGCAGGCGGCACCATCAAGCCCGCCGCGCTGCAAACGGCCGCCAACAGCACCGATCTGGCCAGCGCCGCCGCTGCCATTACCGTCAGCGGTCATCCGCTGGCCGCCACCATGCGTGACGGGGCAGCGGCCTACAACGCCAGCAACCGCCTGCTGGATCTGGAGGTGGCGCTGGATCAGGGGTACTACCGCTACGCCCTCAGCGTGGCGCGCAACACCAGCCTGCGCCGTTACCTGGCCCGCGAAATCGACGTGACCAACGCCCTGATCGCGCGCAACATGCGTCAGGGCGGGCAGACGGCCAATCCCAATCTGTTCGTGGCGGGCGGTCATCTGGACGCTGCCGGGTACGCGCGGCTGGCGGGCGGCGACGCAGGTGGGGTGGCCGATATTGCGGCCATTCTCGAAGCGCCGTCGCTGGAGGCGGCCGAGGTGCTGGCCCGCAACACGCTGGACATCGCCGCGCGCAACATCGCCGCCGGTGATCCCGAGGGCGTGGGCATTATCCTTGACTTCCTGCGCCGCAAGGAGATCGAGATCGCCAAGCTGCGTCTGATTGCGCGTGGCAAGTTCTATGATCTTGCCACCGAACAGATTCGCCAGGAGGTGCAGGCGTGA
- a CDS encoding V-type ATP synthase subunit F → MSGPSNAPSAGGNTRRVAILSDSETATGYRLAGAEVIEATPETAVAELERMITENRYGLVAVDSGLIVDPITATARVMRGRDLPILLPIPSLRDAFSTETVDAKAYMGKLVRDTIGFDIKL, encoded by the coding sequence GTGAGCGGTCCTTCCAATGCCCCGTCGGCCGGGGGCAACACCCGCCGGGTGGCCATCCTCAGCGACTCGGAGACGGCCACCGGCTACCGGCTGGCCGGGGCCGAGGTCATCGAGGCCACTCCCGAAACCGCCGTGGCGGAACTCGAACGCATGATCACCGAGAACCGCTACGGTCTGGTGGCCGTGGACAGTGGACTGATCGTTGATCCGATCACGGCCACAGCCCGCGTGATGCGGGGACGTGACCTGCCGATCCTGCTGCCCATTCCCAGCCTGCGTGACGCGTTTTCCACCGAGACGGTGGACGCCAAGGCCTACATGGGCAAACTGGTGCGCGACACCATCGGCTTCGACATCAAACTTTGA